In one window of Cydia pomonella isolate Wapato2018A chromosome 16, ilCydPomo1, whole genome shotgun sequence DNA:
- the LOC133526161 gene encoding membrane-bound alkaline phosphatase-like, with translation MMRPSLLVLSLALLLPARADRYHPERAARPAAAGSSRAATPDAAERGAAYWYSEAFAAIDERLTEPTYDDVAKNVIMFLGDGLSVPTLAPARTLRGQRAGRTGEEERLSYEHFPVTGLAKTYCVDKQIPDSACTATAYLCGVKNNYGTLGVTAAVPRYDCAASADTATHVDSIAAWALADGRSAGIVTTTRITHASPAGAYANIADRSWENDGQVRAAGHDPAQCPDIADQLINSQPGNKFQVILGGGRREFRPNTTNDEEGQRGRRWDGRDLVEEWQAQREEAGQSHAYVWNRTELLDAISNPPDYLLGLFESGHMQYAAEARQAGNDEPTLAEMTEAAIRVLSKNPRGFFLFVESGRIDHAHHDNMPHLALDETLALADAVQRADELLPAANTLLVLTADHSHVMAYNGYSRRGNDILGISDDIGDDDVPYMTLSYTNGPGYRDHVDGKRADVTRDYTFQAVAWRTHAEVPLESETHGGDDVAVFARGPAQALFTGLYEQSQLPHLMAHAACLGPAAERRDACSGSATLSVPLVALLISVVAALFY, from the exons ATGATGCGTCCCTCGCTGCTGGTGCTGTCGCTGGCGCTGCTGCTGCCGGCGCGCGCCGACCGCTACCACCCGGAgcgcgccgcgcgccccgccgccgccgggaGCTCGCGCGCCGCCACGCCGGACGCGGCCGAACGTGGCGCGGCCTACTGGTACTCGGAGGCGTTCGCCGCCATCGACGAGCGGCTGACGGAACCCACTTATGACGACGTGGCGAAAAATGTGATTATGTTCCTGGGTGACGGGCTGTCGGTGCCAACGCTGGCGCCGGCGCGCACGCTGCGCGGCCAGCGCGCCGGCCGCACCGGCGAGGAGGAACGACTTTCCTACGAGCACTTTCCTGTCACTGGACTTGCTAAG ACGTACTGTGTGGACAAGCAGATCCCGGACTCGGCGTGTACGGCCACGGCGTACCTGTGTGGCGTGAAGAACAACTACGGCACGCTGGGAGTGACGGCGGCCGTGCCGCGCTACGACTGCGCCGCCTCCGCCGACACCGCCACGCACGTCGACTCCATCGCCGCCTGGGCGCTCGCCGACGGACGCAGCGCCG GCATAGTGACAACAACGCGCATCACACACGCGTCTCCGGCCGGCGCGTATGCCAACATTGCCGACCGCAGCTGGGAGAACGACGGCCAGGTCCGCGCCGCCGGGCACGACCCCGCACAGTGCCCCGACATCGCCGACCAGCTTATCAACTCGCAACCTGGCAACAAGTTTCAG GTAATTTTGGGCGGTGGGCGTCGCGAATTCCGGCCGAATACTACAAACGATGAGGAGGGCCAACGGGGCCGGCGCTGGGACGGACGCGATTTGGTGGAGGAATGGCAAGCGCAGCGTGAAGAGGCCGGACAATCGCACGCTTATGTCTGGAACCGCACCGAGCTGCTCGACGCTATAAGCAACCCTCCCGACTACCTGCTGGGATTGTTCGAAAGTGGCCATATGCAGTACGCGGCGGAGGCACGCCAGGCGGGCAACGACGAGCCCACGCTGGCCGAGATGACAGAGGCGGCCATCCGCGTGCTGTCGAAGAACCCGCGCGGTTTCTTCTTGTTTGTTGAGAGCGGCCGCATCGACCACGCCCACCACGACAACATGCCGCACCTGGCACTGGACGAGACGCTGGCGTTAGCTGACGCGGTGCAGCGCGCCGACGAGCTGTTGCCGGCCGCAAATACACTGCTCGTGCTCACTGCGGATCATTCGCACGTCATGGCGTACAATGGCTACTCACGCCGCGGCAACGACATCCTCGGCATCTCTGACGATATAGGAGACGACGACGTGCCCTACATGACGCTCTCCTATACCAACGGGCCCGGTTACCGCGACCATGTCGATGGAAAGCGCGCTGATGTTACGCGTGACTATACCTTCC AGGCGGTCGCTTGGCGAACACACGCAGAGGTACCGCTCGAGTCGGAGACGCATGGTGGTGACGACGTGGCGGTGTTCGCTCGTGGGCCGGCGCAGGCCCTGTTCACGGGGCTGTACGAGCAGAGCCAGCTGCCGCACCTCATGGCGCACGCGGCGTGCCTGGGCCCCGCCGCCGAGCGTCGCGATGCCTGCAGCGGCTCCGCCACGCTCTCCGTGCCCTTAGTTGCGTTACTAATCTCCGTAGTCGCCGCGCTCTTCTATTAG